A DNA window from Candidatus Saccharimonadales bacterium contains the following coding sequences:
- a CDS encoding DUF475 domain-containing protein: MSDKPNMMHPNHPLRIFAISGILTIIIGAIFGIISGLDALWLFIVLAVMEVTFSFDNAVVNSRILIRLSPLWQKLFLTVGIFIAVFVVRFALPILIVMAATSLDFASVVNLSLNEPAKYSEALHKAAPVIDAFGGTFLLMIGINYFLDRDKVIHWLHPLERRLVLLGKVKFIKPIIMILVASCIYLTVDQKLQQIVLISSLVGIILHIGLESMGHYFEQSMTRKKSSMTATHLVGWAAFASFMYLEVLDASFSFDGVIGAFAITDNIVLIVAGLGVGALWVRSMTVYLMRSGTLAKYRYLEHGAHWAIFALGTVMLIKLYHIELPEWVTGSLGLVFIVTAVISSIIEKRRQTKTS, encoded by the coding sequence ATGTCAGATAAACCGAATATGATGCATCCTAACCATCCACTGCGCATATTCGCAATTTCTGGCATTCTCACTATTATCATCGGTGCTATTTTTGGAATAATAAGTGGTCTCGATGCGCTGTGGTTATTTATCGTTCTTGCAGTTATGGAAGTAACATTCAGCTTTGATAATGCTGTCGTTAACAGCCGAATACTCATAAGATTGTCTCCACTTTGGCAAAAGCTATTTTTAACCGTAGGTATATTTATTGCAGTATTCGTGGTTCGATTTGCTCTTCCTATTCTTATAGTGATGGCTGCTACGAGCTTGGATTTTGCTAGTGTTGTGAACTTGTCATTAAATGAACCGGCAAAGTATAGTGAAGCGCTACATAAAGCTGCTCCTGTTATTGATGCTTTTGGTGGAACGTTTTTACTGATGATTGGGATTAATTATTTTCTTGACCGTGATAAGGTAATTCATTGGCTACATCCTTTAGAAAGACGACTAGTCCTGCTCGGGAAAGTGAAATTTATTAAGCCGATTATTATGATTTTAGTCGCTTCTTGTATATATCTGACTGTCGATCAGAAACTTCAACAAATAGTCCTTATATCGAGTCTTGTAGGTATTATATTGCACATTGGGCTTGAGTCTATGGGGCATTACTTTGAACAGTCTATGACAAGAAAAAAATCAAGTATGACAGCGACTCACTTAGTAGGATGGGCCGCATTTGCGTCGTTTATGTACCTCGAAGTACTCGATGCTTCTTTTTCATTTGATGGCGTTATTGGGGCATTTGCGATCACAGATAATATTGTTCTTATTGTAGCCGGGCTAGGTGTTGGCGCACTCTGGGTTCGTTCGATGACTGTCTATTTAATGCGCTCGGGAACGCTCGCAAAATATCGATATCTTGAGCATGGAGCTCACTGGGCCATTTTTGCCCTAGGTACTGTCATGCTCATCAAGCTATATCACATTGAACTTCCGGAATGGGTTACTGGGTCTCTTGGATTAGTTTTTATTGTGACGGCAGTTATTAGTAGCATTATTGAAAAAAGACGTCAGACAAAAACTTCATAG
- a CDS encoding ZIP family metal transporter, with protein sequence MTIVYLLSAILAGSAISLLGGALLLRAKKQRRRALLITLPFGAGALLAAAFFDLLPESFNRGVPRTMLLWALAGFTIFFVLERCATWFHHHHEHDQDVKNKGQRRLIVAGDIMHNAIDGLAIGAAFLVSVPTGIITTLAVSAHEIPKELGTFAMLLSRGWKDSTVLIANILTAIATVITALLVYLAGSDLNLPVGPLLALTAGFFIYVAASDIIPDIHEQPRRIGTIQAAVLVFAIGLVGTVVTLLGV encoded by the coding sequence ATGACAATCGTCTACTTACTCTCTGCAATTCTAGCTGGTAGTGCGATATCTCTGCTCGGAGGTGCGCTTCTTTTACGCGCAAAAAAACAGCGGCGTCGAGCGCTTTTGATCACATTACCGTTTGGTGCTGGTGCATTATTAGCTGCAGCGTTTTTTGATTTACTACCCGAGTCGTTTAACAGAGGTGTTCCACGTACGATGCTTCTTTGGGCTCTTGCTGGCTTCACTATCTTTTTTGTTTTAGAACGATGTGCCACTTGGTTTCATCATCATCACGAACACGATCAGGATGTGAAGAATAAGGGTCAACGCCGGCTTATTGTCGCTGGAGATATTATGCATAATGCGATTGATGGTCTTGCGATCGGAGCGGCATTTTTAGTGAGCGTGCCAACTGGAATCATTACCACTCTTGCAGTAAGTGCTCATGAAATTCCTAAAGAGCTTGGCACATTTGCAATGCTGCTTTCTCGTGGCTGGAAAGACTCAACTGTTCTTATTGCAAATATTTTAACGGCAATTGCTACTGTCATTACAGCACTTCTCGTATACCTCGCTGGCTCAGATCTTAACTTACCTGTCGGTCCTCTTTTAGCACTTACTGCTGGATTCTTTATCTACGTTGCTGCGAGTGACATTATTCCAGACATACACGAGCAACCACGACGTATAGGCACGATACAGGCAGCCGTACTCGTATTTGCGATCGGACTTGTCGGTACGGTCGTGACGCTACTAGGGGTGTAA
- a CDS encoding sulfite exporter TauE/SafE family protein, with amino-acid sequence MTEILLLIGGFFMGVMNAIAGGGILLGFPVLLGAGLSPLVANATANIVGLPASLSSAYGYRAYIRKVPRMYLLLLVPCFLGAIVGSLLLLHTPTTEFLRLVPWLVAFAVILFTVQPYLHFHLHKTIKKKQHHLIPILSLSLAIAVLSIYGSYFGAGFGLIMLAFLGLTKLHDIHQMNGLKNLAAATISLTTIIIIFPSGLINWQTGLIMAVGSTIGGYYGSKIAQRVSSHALRVAVICIGFVTATYLFIHTI; translated from the coding sequence ATGACAGAAATCCTTTTACTCATCGGTGGCTTTTTTATGGGCGTAATGAACGCTATTGCTGGAGGTGGTATTCTTCTTGGTTTTCCAGTGCTACTCGGAGCTGGGTTATCGCCGCTTGTTGCTAATGCGACTGCAAATATTGTAGGCCTCCCAGCATCCCTCAGTTCTGCGTATGGATACAGAGCATATATTAGAAAAGTTCCTCGCATGTATCTTCTTTTACTTGTCCCCTGCTTTCTCGGTGCGATAGTAGGCTCTTTACTCCTCCTTCATACACCGACAACTGAATTTCTTCGACTTGTTCCGTGGTTAGTAGCTTTTGCGGTCATTCTTTTTACCGTGCAGCCGTATCTTCACTTCCATCTCCACAAGACAATCAAGAAAAAGCAACATCACCTTATTCCTATACTCTCCCTGTCTCTTGCTATAGCAGTTCTGTCTATATATGGAAGTTATTTTGGTGCTGGTTTTGGACTGATCATGTTAGCATTTTTGGGTCTTACAAAACTTCACGATATTCACCAAATGAATGGGCTAAAGAACCTGGCAGCTGCGACAATATCTCTTACGACGATCATTATCATTTTTCCAAGCGGGCTTATTAATTGGCAGACGGGCCTTATCATGGCAGTCGGCTCTACAATTGGTGGGTATTATGGTTCAAAGATCGCACAGCGTGTTTCCTCACATGCTCTGAGGGTCGCTGTTATTTGTATCGGTTTTGTTACTGCGACGTACTTATTTATTCATACAATTTAA
- the pth gene encoding aminoacyl-tRNA hydrolase produces the protein MKIIIAQGNPESQYNGTRHNVGFFLLDTYAAKHDAQWQTKTKFKSEYTELMIKGEKILLFKPTTFYNSTGEAASAIKAFYKIENDQILVIHDELALPFGTLRTRQDGSDAGNNGIKSINAHIGTDYARLRVGIANDKRSLVGDADFVLGKFTADEEVALTDITKSAHGIINLFVTGTLTHHTVKALPEADVI, from the coding sequence ATGAAAATCATTATCGCTCAAGGCAATCCAGAGTCTCAATATAATGGCACACGACATAATGTGGGCTTTTTCCTGCTTGATACCTATGCAGCAAAACATGATGCGCAGTGGCAGACGAAAACAAAGTTTAAATCGGAATACACAGAGTTGATGATCAAAGGCGAAAAGATACTGCTCTTTAAACCAACAACTTTTTATAATTCAACAGGTGAAGCCGCGAGTGCTATTAAAGCCTTTTATAAAATTGAAAATGATCAAATTCTCGTTATACATGATGAGCTTGCACTTCCGTTTGGAACACTTCGGACAAGACAAGATGGTTCTGATGCGGGAAACAATGGAATAAAGTCAATAAATGCCCATATCGGCACCGACTATGCTCGTCTTCGTGTTGGTATAGCAAATGACAAACGCTCGCTTGTCGGCGACGCTGATTTTGTTCTTGGTAAGTTTACAGCGGACGAGGAAGTCGCATTAACTGATATCACTAAATCTGCCCATGGCATCATCAATCTTTTCGTTACAGGTACCCTCACACATCACACAGTAAAAGCACTCCCTGAAGCTGATGTTATTTAA
- the der gene encoding ribosome biogenesis GTPase Der, which yields MASKLPTVAIIGQANVGKSSLFNRLVQSQQAIVAREAGTTRDNVLGRVEYKYHTFWLVDTAGLKDPNDDFEASIQEQITEAADAADVILVVIDSSQYASDQDKVVAKKALRSKKPVILIANKSDLKESLPSDEFKRLGIKQILRTSAEHNQGTEELLDEIVSMIPAAHEETPDDVLRVSLIGRPNVGKSNLFNALAGKQQALVANIAGTTRDVNRISVRYGGRDIELLDTAGMRKPGKQEVGIEKFSVLRTLQAIEESDVCFLLMDANELNTQLDQRLAGIIDEAGKGMAIVISKWDSVEGKDAYTRDAIAPTISRTFKFTPWAPLIFTSSVTGQNVTKLFDLALDIDARRKTECKTRVLNDLLQTAIQRHPPAGLKNTHPKLRYMVQTDMSPPWFVIYGSNLKFIHWSYKRYLERLVREEFNFAGTPIRFSFRDEKQIKANKARIAEGKEPVTKKSKAAKEELRLKLARTPEQEQ from the coding sequence ATGGCTTCAAAACTTCCAACAGTTGCGATCATTGGTCAAGCGAACGTCGGTAAGAGTTCGCTTTTTAATCGTCTCGTCCAATCTCAGCAGGCAATTGTCGCACGAGAAGCGGGTACGACAAGAGACAACGTACTTGGCCGCGTCGAATACAAATATCACACGTTCTGGCTCGTCGATACAGCCGGTCTTAAAGATCCTAACGATGATTTTGAAGCATCAATCCAGGAACAAATTACTGAAGCCGCTGATGCAGCTGACGTTATTTTAGTTGTAATTGATAGTAGTCAGTATGCCAGCGACCAAGATAAAGTTGTTGCCAAAAAAGCACTTCGTAGTAAAAAGCCAGTTATTCTTATCGCTAATAAATCTGATCTTAAAGAGAGTCTTCCGAGTGACGAATTCAAACGACTCGGTATAAAACAAATTCTCCGAACTTCAGCTGAGCACAATCAGGGTACAGAAGAGTTACTCGATGAAATTGTTAGCATGATTCCTGCGGCACATGAAGAAACACCTGATGATGTTCTCAGGGTTTCACTTATTGGACGACCAAACGTTGGTAAGTCAAACTTATTCAATGCACTTGCCGGTAAGCAACAGGCACTTGTTGCAAACATTGCAGGTACAACTCGTGATGTGAACCGCATTTCAGTTCGATATGGTGGCCGAGATATTGAACTTCTTGATACTGCTGGTATGCGTAAACCAGGTAAGCAAGAAGTCGGTATCGAGAAATTCTCCGTTCTACGTACACTTCAAGCTATTGAGGAATCAGACGTTTGTTTCCTCCTCATGGATGCAAACGAGCTTAATACACAATTAGATCAGCGTCTTGCTGGTATTATCGACGAGGCAGGTAAGGGAATGGCGATCGTCATAAGCAAGTGGGACAGTGTCGAAGGTAAGGATGCTTATACTAGGGATGCAATTGCACCAACTATTAGCCGAACATTTAAGTTTACTCCCTGGGCTCCACTTATTTTTACAAGTAGCGTTACGGGACAGAATGTCACGAAATTATTTGATCTTGCACTTGATATCGATGCACGTCGCAAGACCGAATGTAAGACACGTGTCTTAAACGATCTTCTCCAGACTGCAATTCAGCGACATCCGCCTGCAGGCCTTAAAAACACGCATCCAAAACTGCGTTACATGGTTCAGACAGATATGTCACCACCATGGTTTGTTATTTATGGTTCAAATCTTAAATTTATCCACTGGTCATATAAGCGCTATCTCGAACGTCTTGTTCGTGAAGAATTCAATTTTGCGGGAACGCCTATTCGTTTCAGCTTCCGTGATGAAAAACAGATTAAAGCTAATAAAGCTCGTATTGCAGAAGGCAAAGAACCAGTTACGAAAAAATCTAAAGCAGCTAAAGAAGAACTACGACTTAAGCTCGCTCGTACTCCAGAACAAGAACAATAG
- a CDS encoding FtsX-like permease family protein, with translation MIRPSYSLKLAQTKLRSKRAVLITSIIVASLLFAALITVVIVFTGAEKSASEFVKRAGNDRYLVNVSPNIPFTDVNYSNPPSLENIREIKEFEQQYYQTLRDKYKSLGLTYDASIEISALTPDATASKTLPEEQRVRINFSSPVITALNAQKFDAYAKTATNKFSDLKKAGSKYGASGYYIVDKTALLASLPDLRLVQNGKENFGDSDQKSGDSTPYGYYINAIHNGYYAFTDQNLLSRYVLTSNTTTLKGIPVVVSAQEAASMFGTKVGIGKEPDTASDKRSWLKSIQTKLNGQTYQVCHRNSTEQALLQKIQSDYADMENNKSNASYIKPSLIYDYPTTACGDVVIKQDTRTIGEKQADRNTQTNQKKLGTYIAPQHRLITFQIVGIKYAQSYVDYTKGIDEYVKSLLVSKDNYSSTLDIPIQMYSALPTSLKIDDIQDKSAALPQDSSDDFVSHVLEFTTVNNARTFLTNETCSVSASNCDKRFFASPYGSNYLILDEVSKLFTRIAAIAFPVALAMAAIIIWFTVSRIMAENRKETAVYRAMGAKRSDVTAVYFMYILLVALRIAVVSTVLGIVAALAVNYVYAQKLTDIAVTSFGIVDGAPMFSLFNLGSPLLPVTIGSIFIIGIVASIQPLIRNARRPPIRDIRDE, from the coding sequence ATGATTCGACCATCATATTCATTGAAGCTCGCCCAAACAAAACTCCGCTCCAAACGTGCAGTACTAATTACCTCCATTATTGTCGCCAGTCTTCTATTTGCTGCACTTATTACAGTAGTCATCGTCTTTACTGGTGCAGAAAAAAGTGCTTCTGAATTTGTAAAAAGGGCTGGCAATGACCGCTATCTTGTCAATGTTTCTCCAAATATACCATTTACAGACGTAAACTATTCAAACCCACCAAGTCTGGAAAATATTCGTGAAATAAAAGAGTTCGAGCAACAGTATTATCAGACCCTACGTGATAAATACAAGTCGCTTGGCCTCACATATGACGCATCGATCGAAATCTCAGCCCTTACTCCTGATGCTACAGCGTCAAAGACGCTTCCAGAGGAACAGCGAGTTAGGATCAATTTCTCATCGCCAGTCATCACGGCACTTAACGCTCAGAAATTTGATGCATATGCAAAAACAGCTACTAACAAATTTAGCGACCTAAAAAAAGCGGGGAGCAAGTATGGAGCAAGCGGCTACTACATTGTTGATAAGACAGCTCTCCTTGCGTCACTACCTGATCTTCGCCTTGTACAAAATGGCAAAGAAAATTTTGGCGATTCGGATCAAAAATCTGGAGATTCAACACCCTATGGCTATTATATCAATGCTATCCACAATGGTTATTACGCTTTCACGGACCAAAATCTGCTTAGTCGCTATGTACTCACATCGAATACAACAACCTTAAAGGGCATACCGGTGGTCGTTTCCGCCCAGGAAGCTGCTTCGATGTTTGGTACAAAGGTTGGTATCGGCAAAGAACCTGATACTGCTAGTGATAAGCGTTCATGGTTGAAGTCCATACAGACAAAATTGAATGGCCAGACCTATCAAGTTTGCCATCGTAACTCTACGGAGCAAGCACTACTTCAAAAAATTCAAAGTGACTATGCTGACATGGAAAATAACAAAAGCAATGCAAGTTACATAAAACCAAGCCTTATTTATGATTATCCAACGACAGCCTGTGGTGATGTTGTTATCAAACAGGATACACGCACTATTGGTGAAAAACAGGCTGACCGTAATACTCAAACTAATCAGAAAAAACTTGGTACATACATAGCGCCACAGCATCGCCTGATTACATTCCAGATTGTTGGCATCAAATATGCCCAGTCATATGTCGACTACACAAAGGGTATTGATGAGTATGTTAAGAGCCTACTCGTGTCGAAAGATAATTACTCATCGACGCTTGATATCCCGATTCAAATGTACAGTGCATTGCCGACATCGTTGAAAATTGACGATATACAGGACAAAAGCGCAGCATTGCCGCAAGACAGTAGTGATGATTTTGTCTCACATGTTCTTGAATTTACTACTGTCAATAACGCACGGACATTCTTAACTAATGAAACGTGTTCAGTATCCGCATCAAATTGTGACAAGAGATTTTTCGCCAGCCCTTATGGCTCAAACTACCTGATTTTAGATGAGGTCAGCAAACTATTTACCCGAATCGCAGCGATTGCCTTCCCGGTTGCCCTAGCAATGGCGGCGATAATCATCTGGTTTACGGTATCACGCATCATGGCAGAGAACCGTAAAGAGACGGCAGTGTACCGAGCAATGGGGGCAAAACGCAGTGATGTGACTGCTGTTTACTTCATGTACATCTTGCTGGTAGCTCTAAGGATTGCTGTGGTTTCGACGGTTTTAGGCATTGTAGCCGCGCTCGCCGTCAATTATGTGTACGCTCAAAAACTGACAGATATTGCCGTGACTTCCTTTGGTATTGTTGATGGCGCTCCAATGTTCAGCCTTTTCAACCTCGGATCACCGCTTCTACCGGTTACCATTGGTTCAATATTTATAATCGGCATAGTGGCCAGTATTCAGCCACTTATTAGAAATGCACGGCGCCCACCGATACGCGATATTCGAGATGAGTAA
- a CDS encoding ABC transporter ATP-binding protein, translated as MKHAKSMTNIQDNKIEEFLSLFSGDASEASSALFIYAAQRQKRVSHNNGVSNSSVLEEIISVQGVSKRYKLGRNTVDALKDVTFSIGKGEFVAITGSSGSGKSTLLQIIGCLEKPSHGIVRVESKETTNLGDNALSELRQKAIGFIFQSFYLQPFLRLKDNLAVPAMFTNKNKKDINSKVKLLLEQVGLSERANHFPKELSGGQIQRAAIARALINNPRIILADEPTGNLDSANGNSIIELFRSIRDSLGTTIIVVTHDASIARQADRVIELRDGTIV; from the coding sequence ATGAAGCACGCAAAGAGCATGACAAATATTCAAGACAATAAAATAGAAGAGTTTCTCTCACTGTTTAGTGGTGACGCTTCTGAGGCTAGTTCGGCACTTTTTATATACGCAGCTCAACGGCAAAAGAGAGTTAGTCATAATAATGGTGTGTCCAATAGCTCAGTCTTAGAAGAAATCATTTCAGTTCAGGGTGTTTCAAAACGATACAAACTTGGAAGAAATACTGTTGATGCACTCAAGGATGTCACTTTTTCGATAGGCAAAGGCGAATTTGTTGCTATTACAGGTTCTAGTGGAAGTGGTAAAAGTACACTTTTGCAAATAATTGGCTGCTTAGAAAAACCTTCACACGGAATCGTGAGAGTTGAATCAAAAGAAACAACTAATCTTGGCGATAACGCACTCAGTGAGCTGCGGCAGAAGGCTATAGGTTTTATCTTTCAGTCGTTTTACTTACAGCCGTTCTTGCGCTTAAAAGATAATCTTGCAGTTCCTGCCATGTTCACGAATAAAAATAAGAAAGATATCAACAGCAAGGTAAAGCTTCTCCTAGAACAGGTTGGATTATCCGAACGCGCTAATCATTTCCCAAAAGAACTCTCGGGTGGCCAGATTCAACGTGCTGCTATTGCACGCGCGCTTATCAATAACCCTCGTATTATTTTGGCAGACGAGCCTACTGGTAATCTTGATTCTGCCAATGGTAATTCTATTATTGAGTTGTTTCGTAGTATTCGTGATAGCCTTGGCACGACCATCATCGTTGTGACGCACGACGCAAGTATCGCTCGTCAGGCTGATCGAGTAATTGAGCTCAGGGATGGGACTATTGTATGA
- a CDS encoding pseudouridine synthase — MNQDNPATNRLNKHLALELGISRREADNLIDDGHVHIGDVMATLGARFKDDDNIFVDHKLLGKNTKFQYIAFNKPINYVCSRRQQGDSPTIYDILPDEYRTLKPVGRLDRKSSGLILLTNDGDFAYQMTHPKFIKTKVYECEIDPALAALHQQMISDYGVTLEDGPSKLSLERMIEGDSKRWRVTMHEGRNRQIRRTFGSLGYDVVKLHRTNFGSYSLGDMKIGEYETVDMR, encoded by the coding sequence ATGAATCAAGATAACCCTGCAACAAATAGACTTAATAAACACCTCGCTCTCGAATTAGGAATTTCTCGACGTGAAGCAGATAACCTTATTGATGATGGACACGTACACATAGGGGATGTCATGGCAACGCTTGGTGCGCGTTTTAAAGATGACGATAACATCTTTGTGGACCATAAACTTCTTGGCAAAAATACTAAATTTCAGTACATTGCCTTTAATAAACCTATTAACTATGTATGTTCTCGCCGGCAGCAGGGAGATAGTCCAACCATTTACGATATTCTACCTGATGAGTACCGTACTCTAAAGCCAGTTGGTCGCCTCGACCGAAAAAGCTCAGGTCTAATTCTGTTAACAAACGATGGTGACTTTGCGTATCAAATGACTCATCCTAAATTCATAAAGACAAAAGTCTATGAGTGCGAGATTGATCCTGCGCTTGCTGCGCTTCACCAACAAATGATCAGTGATTATGGGGTAACACTAGAAGACGGACCGAGTAAGCTGTCTCTTGAACGTATGATAGAGGGAGATAGTAAGCGATGGCGCGTGACAATGCATGAAGGTCGCAATCGTCAAATTCGCCGCACATTTGGTAGCCTTGGCTATGATGTTGTGAAACTCCACAGGACTAATTTTGGTAGTTATTCACTTGGTGATATGAAGATAGGTGAGTACGAAACCGTTGATATGCGCTAG
- a CDS encoding response regulator, which yields MTKILLVEDDKSLREIYGVRLLAEGYDIVSAGDGEAALAMAIKERPQLIVSDVMMPKISGFDMLDILRSTTETKDIKVIMMTALSSEDQRARGEALGADRYLVKSQVGIEDVVRTVHDVLGDAPISHPSAQAFGAAPAPTAMRPAPAPATTQAPQPAPVSPQPVQQFAPAPTPQPVAAAPAPAPTFSPVSQPTPVVNSLPQPTAPFSTARPANLGERVIHPITPDVAVQDMAALISQELNNATPTPQPVAAAPAPAPTFSPVSQPTPVAPPQMQQPVQQQPSPQPVSAAPAAVAQTPQLPGIQFEETPRPTPPTIPSPFGAQPPQQ from the coding sequence ATGACCAAAATACTCCTGGTAGAAGATGACAAGAGTCTGCGCGAGATATATGGTGTTCGACTCCTCGCAGAGGGTTATGACATCGTATCAGCCGGTGACGGTGAAGCAGCACTTGCAATGGCGATAAAAGAACGACCACAATTAATTGTTAGCGATGTTATGATGCCGAAAATTAGCGGCTTCGATATGCTGGATATCCTTCGTTCAACAACTGAAACAAAAGATATCAAAGTTATTATGATGACTGCTCTTAGCTCCGAAGATCAACGAGCACGAGGTGAAGCACTCGGTGCAGATAGATACCTTGTAAAATCCCAAGTTGGTATAGAGGATGTTGTTCGTACTGTTCATGATGTACTCGGTGATGCACCAATAAGCCATCCTTCGGCTCAAGCATTTGGTGCTGCGCCAGCTCCAACTGCTATGCGTCCCGCACCTGCTCCAGCAACTACCCAAGCCCCACAGCCTGCGCCAGTTTCACCTCAGCCTGTACAGCAATTTGCACCTGCGCCAACTCCACAACCAGTTGCTGCAGCTCCAGCACCTGCGCCAACTTTCTCACCAGTGAGTCAACCAACACCCGTCGTAAATAGTTTACCTCAGCCAACTGCTCCATTTTCAACTGCGAGGCCTGCTAATCTTGGTGAAAGAGTCATCCATCCTATCACTCCAGACGTTGCTGTTCAGGATATGGCTGCCCTCATTTCACAGGAACTTAATAATGCTACACCTACTCCACAACCAGTTGCTGCAGCTCCAGCACCTGCGCCAACTTTCTCACCAGTGAGTCAACCAACACCAGTAGCACCACCTCAGATGCAACAACCAGTCCAGCAACAGCCTTCTCCTCAGCCTGTATCCGCTGCTCCAGCAGCAGTAGCGCAAACGCCTCAATTACCAGGTATACAGTTCGAGGAAACCCCTCGTCCGACTCCACCTACTATCCCAAGTCCTTTCGGTGCTCAGCCACCTCAGCAATAA